The following coding sequences lie in one Nonomuraea muscovyensis genomic window:
- the cofD gene encoding 2-phospho-L-lactate transferase: MHIVSLAGGIGGARFLRGLRATAPDARITVIGNTGDDITLFGLRVCPDLDTVMYTLGGGIDEDQGWGRAKESHVVKEELAAYGVEPQWFGLGDRDFATHIVRSQMLEAGYPLSQITEALCARWQPGVRLLPMSDDRCETHVVISDEQGRRAVHFQEWWVRLRASVPAESFALVGADTAKPAPGVLEAIEEADVVILPPSNPVVSIGTILQVPGIREALLPKTVVGVSPIIGGAPVRGMADACLTAIGVETTAQAVLGLYGAELVDGWLVAPEDDGVRLDGVRVVARPILMHDADAAADIARAALDLALELAR; this comes from the coding sequence ATGCACATCGTGTCCCTCGCCGGCGGCATCGGCGGCGCCCGCTTCCTGCGCGGCCTGCGCGCGACGGCCCCCGACGCCCGGATCACCGTGATCGGCAACACGGGCGACGACATCACCCTGTTCGGCCTGCGGGTCTGCCCCGACCTCGACACGGTCATGTACACCCTGGGCGGCGGCATCGACGAGGACCAGGGCTGGGGCCGCGCCAAGGAGTCGCACGTCGTCAAGGAGGAGCTGGCGGCCTACGGCGTGGAGCCGCAGTGGTTCGGGCTGGGCGACCGCGACTTCGCCACCCACATCGTCCGCTCGCAGATGCTGGAGGCCGGCTACCCGCTCTCCCAGATCACCGAGGCGCTGTGCGCCCGCTGGCAGCCCGGGGTCCGCCTGCTGCCGATGAGCGACGACCGCTGCGAGACGCACGTGGTGATCTCCGACGAGCAGGGGCGGCGCGCGGTCCACTTCCAGGAGTGGTGGGTCCGGCTGCGCGCCTCGGTGCCGGCCGAGTCGTTCGCCCTGGTCGGCGCCGACACCGCCAAGCCGGCCCCCGGTGTCCTGGAGGCGATCGAGGAGGCCGACGTGGTGATCCTGCCGCCGTCCAACCCGGTGGTGAGCATCGGCACGATCCTCCAGGTGCCCGGCATCCGCGAGGCGCTGCTGCCCAAGACGGTCGTGGGCGTCTCCCCCATCATCGGCGGCGCCCCCGTGCGCGGCATGGCCGACGCCTGCCTGACGGCCATCGGCGTCGAGACCACGGCTCAGGCGGTGCTCGGCCTCTACGGCGCCGAGCTGGTCGACGGCTGGCTGGTGGCGCCCGAGGACGACGGGGTCCGGCTGGACGGCGTCCGGGTGGTGGCCCGGCCGATCCTCATGCACGATGCCGACGCCGCGGCCGACATCGCCCGCGCCGCCCTCGACCTCGCACTGGAGCTGGCCCGATGA